A genomic stretch from Helianthus annuus cultivar XRQ/B chromosome 1, HanXRQr2.0-SUNRISE, whole genome shotgun sequence includes:
- the LOC110945138 gene encoding probable WRKY transcription factor 39, translating to MQEVESANKDATQRFNRIINLLSQPHDHIPHKTLIEKTGDVVIAFKRVVSLLDRDLSRSRVRKGFKFQTPFPQNMFLDQDHQVMSSNFGKLTQVSQNAPSPVSSCQFLTPQQGQMMMYHKGNGGFSLNFSSSACSPSVSLSKSFVSSLSVEGSSLNLIGSSRLSDQEMFQHKKRCSGGRCHCSKKRRHRIQRSIKVPAISNKLADIPPDEYSWRKYGQKPIKGSPHPRGYYRCSSFRGCPARKKVERCLVDFGMLIVTYEGEHNHPLLPFQSPNT from the exons ATGCAAGAGGTTGAATCAGCTAACAAAGATGCTACACAACGTTTCAACAGAATCATTAATCTATTATCCCAACCCCATGATCATATTCCACACAAAACTCTAATTGAAAAAACAGGGGATGTTGTGATCGCATTCAAACGAGTCGTATCGCTTCTTGATCGAGATTTAAGTCGTTCTAGAGTGAGAAAAGGCTTCAAATTTCAAACCCCATTTCCTCAGAACATGTTTTTAGATCAAGATCATCAAGTTATGAGTTCAAATTTTGGTAAATTGACACAAGTTTCCCAAAATGCCCCTTCCCCTGTTTCTAGTTGTCAGTTTCTGACACCCCAACAGGGTCAGATGATGATGTATCATAAGGGAAATGGTGGGTTTAGTTTGAATTTCAGTAGTTCTGCTTGTTCGCCTTCGGTTTCGTTGAGTAAGTCTTTTGTTTCGTCGTTGAGTGTTGAAGGGAGTTCTTTGAATTTGATCGGGTCGTCGCGGTTAAGTGATCAAGAAATGTTTCAACACAAGAAGAGGTGTTCAGGTGGTAGATGTCACTGCTCcaagaagag AAGACATAGGATTCAGAGATCGATCAAAGTTCCTGCTATCAGTAATAAGCTAGCAGATATCCCACCCGATGAGTATTCTTGGAGGAAGTATGGCCAGAAGCCCATCAAGGGTTCACCTCATCCTAG AGGATACTATAGATGTAGCAGTTTCAGAGGTTGTCCTGCAAGAAAAAAGGTGGAGAGATGTTTGGTTGATTTTGGAATGCTTATTGTGACATATGAGGGTGAGCATAACCACCCTTTATTACCTTTTCAATCTCCAAACACATAA